The genomic interval GCTTGGGTCAGTTCGACGATAGACTTTTCCTGTTGGTGGGCACGTTGGTTCCAGCTCCGCTTCCCGTCGCCCCATGCGATCTTTAGGCAGCCGCTGTATCGGTCAAAATTGGGCAACCGCGAATACTCGTATATGTCGAGTTCGCGCCCAATCTGGGCGGACGTATGCCGGTGAAGCGGGTCGATCCAGTCCGGCGCTACATCGGCATAGCCAAACAGCTCATACAGCCCCACGAAAAGTGTGCTACCGTCAGGAGGCACCACAAAGCCTGCCCAGTATTTCCCCCTAAAATAATGCCTTCGATCGGACGGCTGGGCGCTTTGGTATCGCTCCAACTCGGCCGGATCGTCGCGCCATATCGCGTAGGGCGTAAGGCCGGTCTTGCTGACTTGTTGATGTCGCAGGAGCCGCACGTTCGTCGGATCAATCCCCTCATCGCGAAGTAGCATGTTGAATGTCAGCGGCATCTTATCCCCCGTCGAATTGCAACGGGTTGCATGATAGGCCCTAAATTTCCAGTTTACCGCGCGCCTGCTCGCCGCTTCCCTTGATGCAACCCGTTGCAACGCCGCTGCACTTTTCCCGAAAAC from uncultured Sphingopyxis sp. carries:
- a CDS encoding GIY-YIG nuclease family protein, producing the protein MPLTFNMLLRDEGIDPTNVRLLRHQQVSKTGLTPYAIWRDDPAELERYQSAQPSDRRHYFRGKYWAGFVVPPDGSTLFVGLYELFGYADVAPDWIDPLHRHTSAQIGRELDIYEYSRLPNFDRYSGCLKIAWGDGKRSWNQRAHQQEKSIVELTQAFKEPEFPGFTSFICNLGALPNIPASWIAALSAVRGVYLLTCPRTREQYVGSAYGASGFWARWQSYLATGHGGNEGLRSRDPSDYQISVLEVAGSGASANDVIAMENMWKAKLQSREMGLNRN